In Musa acuminata AAA Group cultivar baxijiao chromosome BXJ3-9, Cavendish_Baxijiao_AAA, whole genome shotgun sequence, a single genomic region encodes these proteins:
- the LOC108951221 gene encoding uncharacterized protein LOC108951221, whose translation MVDVDRHMGGLTPAHAAGLRRLSARASAAPASSTAAVSHHGGLLSFRPLAESVLARLRAASVPIRPGLSDAEVSRLEADLAVSFPPDLRAILVLGLPSAPGFPDWRPSSSCTDLLLRASLDVPLAAASLQVARGALWPRSWGPRPSDPDRALGVARAALRRSPFLIPVFDRCYIPSRPCLAGNPIFYVDEHRVFCCGFDLADFFQREPAFPPASRRDPQPISSSDPPLPPPPPPPARRSLDAVAGRTPRWIEFWSDAASDRRRRNSSSSASSSSSGSASPRLSDPQRSVDIRSQRRLPGWVDCYLDQIGSVLRSSGWGESDVIEIVGVPPSRFFDGDVEASTAAAIDSEAALDALLVNADRCSQSLRRAGWSPDEVSDALGFDFLRREGRRERPPMELPPEIAAKVEKLAEAVATS comes from the coding sequence ATGGTCGACGTCGATCGCCACATGGGGGGCCTCACGCCTGCCCACGCCGCCGGCCTCCGCCGCCTCTCCGCCCGCGCCTCTGCAGCCCCCGCATCTTCCACTGCAGCCGTTTCCCACCATGGCGGCCTCCTCTCCTTCCGCCCCCTCGCGGAGTCCGTCCTCGCACGTCTCCGCGCCGCCTCCGTACCCATCCGCCCTGGCCTCTCCGATGCGGAGGTCTCGCGCCTCGAGGCCGACCTCGCCGTCTCCTTCCCCCCGGACCTCCGCGCCATCCTCGTCCTCGGGCTACCCTCCGCCCCCGGCTTCCCCGACTGGCGCCCCTCATCCTCCTGCACCGACCTCCTACTCCGCGCTTCCCTCGACGTCCCCCTCGCCGCTGCTTCCCTCCAGGTCGCCCGCGGCGCCCTCTGGCCCCGCTCATGGGGTCCCCGCCCTTCCGACCCCGACCGCGCCCTAGGCGTCGCCCGCGCCGCCCTCCGCCGCTCCCCCTTCCTCATCCCCGTCTTCGATCGCTGCTACATCCCTTCCCGCCCCTGCCTCGCTGGCAACCCCATTTTCTACGTCGACGAGCACCGCGTTTTCTGCTGTGGCTTCGATCTCGCCGATTTCTTCCAGCGCGAGCCCGCCTTCCCTCCGGCTTCCCGACGTGATCCCCAACCGATCAGCTCTTCCGACCCTCCGCTCCCGCCTCCCCCACCGCCCCCCGCCCGGCGGAGCCTGGACGCCGTCGCAGGGAGGACACCCCGGTGGATCGAGTTCTGGAGCGACGCTGCCTCCGATCGCCGCCGCCGGAACTCGTCCTCATCggcgtcctcgtcctcctccggcTCGGCGTCACCGCGGCTGTCGGACCCGCAGCGGTCCGTGGATATCCGTTCTCAAAGGCGTCTGCCGGGCTGGGTCGACTGCTACCTCGACCAGATCGGGTCGGTCCTCCGATCGTCCGGCTGGGGCGAGTCGGACGTCATCGAGATCGTCGGCGTGCCACCATCGAGGTTCTTCGACGGCGATGTTGAAGCGTCGACCGCGGCCGCGATCGACTCCGAAGCGGCGCTTGACGCACTGCTGGTGAATGCGGACCGCTGCTCCCAGTCGCTCCGGCGAGCAGGGTGGAGCCCCGACGAGGTCTCCGACGCGCTGGGTTTCGACTTTCTGCGGCGAGAGGGGAGGCGGGAGAGACCTCCGATGGAGTTACCCCCCGAGATCGCCGCCAAGGTCGAGAAGCTCGCCGAGGCGGTGGCCACATCCTGA